The genomic stretch CCGAGAACGCGGGGGAGGAACCGCTGGGCTCCTTCGGCGCCGTCGTCGGCGCCACGGTCGGCGACCTGTCGTCCTACGACCTCTCCATCAACGGCCCGCTCCTCGCGCCCGGCGTCGGCGCGCAGGGCGCGACCCCGGCCGACCTTCCGAAGGTCTTCGGACCGGCACTGCGCAACGTCGTTCCGAACGTCAGCCGGGGTGTGCTGCGGCACGGTCCGGACACCGGGGCGCTGCGCGCGTCCGCCAAGCGCTTCGCGGAGGAGATCCAGGTCGCCGTCGGGGGCGCCTGAGTCGTCCGATGAACGCCCCGGCGAGCGGCGGCCCGGCGATTTGAGTGTGAATACATCCTCAAATCGAGGGCATTATGTCTGAAATGTCCGACCTGGCGGAGGCTGACCAGGACTTTTCCGCTGTTCTCGCTGACTCTGGCGGACTTGACCGCTAGTCTCCGAGCAGAGTGAACGGGCGAAGCGTGTTGCTCGTAGCTCCCCAGGTGTGGGGCGACTAGGTTCCTCACCGGTCCGTATCCGACAGTTCGACATCCGAGGTGACGTAGGCGTGGCTCTTCCGCCCCTTACCCCCGAACAGCGCGCAGCCGCGCTCGAAAAGGCCGCCGCGGCTCGCCGGGAGCGGGCCGAGGTCAAGAATCGACTCAAGCACTCCGGCGCCTCCCTGCACGAGGTCATCAAGCAGGGCCAGGAGAACGACGTCATCGGCAAGATGAAGGTCTCCGCACTGCTCGAGTCGCTGCCGGGCGTGGGCAAGGTCCGCGCCAAGCAGATCATGGAGCGTCTGGGTATCTCCGAGAGCCGCCGTGTGCGCGGTCTCGGTTCCAACCAGATCGCTTCCCTGGAGCGTGAGTTCGGCAGCACCGGCTCCTGAGTCCGGGTCCTGCCGGACCGGGCGTCCCGGGCACTCCGGGATTGCTGGAATAATCGCTGCATGAGTGAACGTCCGCGGCTGACCGTGCTCTCCGGCCCCTCGGGGGTCGGCAAGAGCACGGTCGTCGCCCATATGCGCAAGGAACACCCCGAGGTCTGGCTCTCGGTGTCGGCCACCACCCGCAAGCCGCGTCCCGGTGAGCGGCACGGAGTCCACTACTTCTTCGTCACCGACGACGAGATGGACAAGCTGATCGCCAACGGTGAGCTGCTGGAGTGGGCCGAGTTCGCCGGAAACCGCTACGGCACGCCCCGCGCGGCCGTGCTGGAGCGGCTGGAGAACGGCGAACCCGTCCTGCTGGAGATCGACCTCCAGGGCGCCCGGCAGGTGCGGGAGTCGATGTCCGACGCCCAGCTGGTGTTCCTGGCTCCGCCCTCCTGGGAGGAGCTCGTGCGCAGGCTGACCGGCCGCGGCACCGAGCCGCCCGAGGTCATCGAGCGCCGCCTGGAGGCGGCCAGGACCGAGCTGGCGGCCGAGCCGGAGTTCGATACGACCTTGGTCAACACCTCCGTCGAGGACGTGGCGCGCGAGCTGCTAGCCTTGATGGACGTTGTGTGATCGTCCCTGATCGTCCAGGCTTGATCATTCGCACTGAATCTTTCCCATCCATCGGAAGGTAGAGCGTGTCCTCTTCCATCACCGCGCCCGAGGGCATCATCAACCCGCCGATCGACGAGTTGCTTGAGGCCACCGACTCGAAGTACAGCCTCGTGATCTACGCCGCCAAGCGGGCCCGTCAGATCAACGCGTACTACTCGCAGC from Streptomyces roseochromogenus subsp. oscitans DS 12.976 encodes the following:
- a CDS encoding integration host factor, which produces MALPPLTPEQRAAALEKAAAARRERAEVKNRLKHSGASLHEVIKQGQENDVIGKMKVSALLESLPGVGKVRAKQIMERLGISESRRVRGLGSNQIASLEREFGSTGS
- the gmk gene encoding guanylate kinase; translation: MSERPRLTVLSGPSGVGKSTVVAHMRKEHPEVWLSVSATTRKPRPGERHGVHYFFVTDDEMDKLIANGELLEWAEFAGNRYGTPRAAVLERLENGEPVLLEIDLQGARQVRESMSDAQLVFLAPPSWEELVRRLTGRGTEPPEVIERRLEAARTELAAEPEFDTTLVNTSVEDVARELLALMDVV
- the rpoZ gene encoding DNA-directed RNA polymerase subunit omega, giving the protein MSSSITAPEGIINPPIDELLEATDSKYSLVIYAAKRARQINAYYSQLGEGLLEYVGPLVDTHVHEKPLSIALREINAGLLTSEAVEGPAQ